GGCGGCCAGATTGCCCGCATGACGGATTTGCCGTGCCTGATCGATGCCGACACCGGCTTTGGTGAGCCCATGAACGTGGCCCGTACCATTCAGGAGTTGGAGAATGCCGGGCTGTCCGGTTGCCACATTGAGGACCAGTTCAATCCGAAGCGTTGCGGCCACCTCGATGGCAAGAACATGGTGGATCTGGACACGGCCGTCAAGCGCATTGCCGCCGCCGCCGATGCCCGCCGCGATCCGAACTTTTTGATCATGGCCCGCACGGACATCCGCGCGGTAGAAGGCTTGGATGCCGCCATTGACCGGGCTAAGGCCCTGGTCGACGCCGGAGCTGACGCGATCTTCCCCGAAGCCATGAAGTCCGTGGCCGAGTTCGAAGCCGTGTGCAAGGCTGTGAACGTGCCGGTGCTGGCAAACATGACCGAGTTCGGCAAGAGCGAACTGTTTACACGTGACGCGTTGGCCGCGGCCGGGGTTGCCATGATCATCTACCCGGTGACGTTGTTACGTAGTGCGATGGGTGCAGCAGAGCGCGTATTGGAGGCTATTGCCGCCGATGGAACGCAGGAAGCTGCCGTTCCAGAAATGCTCACGCGCGCCAGACTCTACGATCTGGTTGACTATGAGGCGTACAACCAGTTTGATACGGGTATCTTCAATTTTCAGATTCCCAGCTTGGACATTGCCACCAATAACGCGAATCTCTAATCAACAACGTCGTTTGAAGAAGGAGTGCTCACTGTGAGTGAAGAAGAAGTACGCAAGGGTCTGGCCGGCGTCGTTGCCGATTACACCGCGGTTTCCAAGGTCAACCCGGAGTCGAACTCGCTGTTGTACCGCGGCTATCCCGTGCAGGAACTGGCGGCAGGCAAGTCCTTTGAAGAGGTAGCGCTGCTGCTCTGGAACGGGGATCTGCCTACTCCCACTGAACTGGCTGACTTTGAGGCGTTCGAGCGCGCAAACCGCGCCCTCGATCCTCGCGTCAAGGCTGCCATTGATCTCTTGCCGTTGGATTGCCACCCCATGGATGTGGGCCGCACCGCCGTATCGGTGTTGGGCGCGGCCCATCCGCTGGCCGAGGATTCCTCTCCTGAGGCAGAATTGTCCAAGGCCAAGTCGCTGTTCGCGCAGTTCCCGGCCGTGGTCGCCTACGATCAGCGCCGCCGTCGTGGTTTGGCATTGGTGGAACCACGCGCCGATCTGAACTATTCACAAAACTTCCTGTGGATGAGCTTTGGCGAAGAAGCAGCCCCGGAAGTTGTGGATGCATTCCGCGTCTCCATGGTGTTGTACGCGGAGCACTCCTTCAACGCCTCCACGTTCACCGCACGCGTGATCACCTCAACCCTGTCGGATCTGCATTCGGCAGTCACCGGCGCCATTGGCGCGCTGAAGGGCCCGCTACACGGCGGGGCCAACGAGGCCGTCATGCATACCTTTGACGAGATCGGCATCCGCAAGGAGGAGACCCGCGAGGAGGCCGCTGCCCGCGCCAAGGCATGGATGGAAGACGCGCTGGCGCAGAAGAAGAAGGTCATGGGCTTTGGGCACCGCGTGTACAAGCACGGGGACTCGCGCGTTCCCACCATGAAGGGCGCGTTGGATAAGATGATCGCGCACTTTGATCGTCCCGAAATGCTGGGCCTGTACGACGGTCTGGAGCAGGCCATGGACGAGGCCAAGGCCATCAAACCGAACCTCGATTACCCGGCCGGACCCACGTACCACCTGATGGGTTTTGACACGGACATGTTCACGCCCATCTTCATCGCCGCCCGGATCACCGGCTGGACGGCACACATCATGGAGCAACGCGCCGCCAACTCGCTGATCCGCCCGTTGAGCGCGTACAACGGCGTT
The Arthrobacter alpinus genome window above contains:
- the prpB gene encoding methylisocitrate lyase — protein: MLYSKKTPEQKRRDLRAMLVPGAAVQFPGAFNPLSARLIEEKKFDGVYISGAVLANDLGLPDIGMTTLTEVATRGGQIARMTDLPCLIDADTGFGEPMNVARTIQELENAGLSGCHIEDQFNPKRCGHLDGKNMVDLDTAVKRIAAAADARRDPNFLIMARTDIRAVEGLDAAIDRAKALVDAGADAIFPEAMKSVAEFEAVCKAVNVPVLANMTEFGKSELFTRDALAAAGVAMIIYPVTLLRSAMGAAERVLEAIAADGTQEAAVPEMLTRARLYDLVDYEAYNQFDTGIFNFQIPSLDIATNNANL
- a CDS encoding bifunctional 2-methylcitrate synthase/citrate synthase, whose amino-acid sequence is MSEEEVRKGLAGVVADYTAVSKVNPESNSLLYRGYPVQELAAGKSFEEVALLLWNGDLPTPTELADFEAFERANRALDPRVKAAIDLLPLDCHPMDVGRTAVSVLGAAHPLAEDSSPEAELSKAKSLFAQFPAVVAYDQRRRRGLALVEPRADLNYSQNFLWMSFGEEAAPEVVDAFRVSMVLYAEHSFNASTFTARVITSTLSDLHSAVTGAIGALKGPLHGGANEAVMHTFDEIGIRKEETREEAAARAKAWMEDALAQKKKVMGFGHRVYKHGDSRVPTMKGALDKMIAHFDRPEMLGLYDGLEQAMDEAKAIKPNLDYPAGPTYHLMGFDTDMFTPIFIAARITGWTAHIMEQRAANSLIRPLSAYNGVDERHLG